TTCATCCTCGAATATTTCAGCTTTTTTCGCGCCTTTTCTCAAAACGCGTGTGACGTAATtgctcataaaataaatatctccttttttatcgataataaaGTCGTCGATTTGGTACTCAGCTAATTCTGGAATATCCTTGAATTTCCTATCTACATACGTGTATAAGCCTTTCTTTCGGAATTCCGTGTAATACAACTTATCTTCGTACTGTATATGCCATATTGTTTTATCTTTGATTCCGAACAGAGCTGTGGTGTTTTCTATAgggttatatttataaattccttgGGCTCCTGATGTATACAGATCTCTCGTGGATTGGTCGACAGCTCGACCAAAAGTAAAACCTGTGTTGGgtatattagttaatttaactttttctaaATCGAAAGCTCCAGTAAAGTCCATTGATTGGTTGTTttgataatgaaaataaagaagatTTACGTTCCTGTCAACGGCTAGTTGTCCTGAGAATTTGTGCCCTTTTAAAATTGTCGAGCGTTTGTAGCAAACCGAGTTTAAGCAAGCGTGACAGGATATTCTTCTGGCGGatgttatgtatgtaatgtTGAACAGAATCGATAATGTTAGGAATGATTTCATTTTGAATCtgtaatagaaaatataatcattaaggtataaatgaaaaaaaaaatgcgcaGTATGTATGGATGTGTTAGAagaacacgaaaaaaaaattagtaagaacaatttatttttacataaactactacagtattatatatttataaataatgatgtaATGCCCTTTACATTCAAAGGTGACAACTAGTGGGGATCTAACTTGTGACCGCCAGCTTAACTGCCAGTGCTATTGCGCAGCGGCCAACGAGAcgtcaaaatacaaataatgacGTGAATGTTATTCGTCTACAAGTTTGATATACgatagttataattttaaattagtattttgCTTAATTTAGGCGATACcatgcaaatacaaaaaaaaactgaaacgattgaacttttaaaaattaagaaaaaaacggAGCAACTTActgatacacaaataaaaaaaaattaacaatatttcacAGAACTATTACACCAATTTCAATTtccttataatttattaatttaaaattaggaCAGAGCGAACAGAAAAGGTTCCAcaacaacgaaaaaaaaaaaaaaacaatcaacactTCAAAATAAGAATAagcaaattttaaaactatctaCCATTATGCAGcgtaaaaatactaatattgaATACAATAATTCAAGATCAAACACGATACTAAACTATCAAAAGAACGGGagtattgttttgaaataatatttacttgacatACGACCTCTGTGTTCAGCTTATCGTAAACATGTGTTTACTTTTGAATTTGCctgtattacaaaataaattatatattgtttaaagaagacaaatatttgtaatttttttattattatcgatcTAAATTTCTATTATCATGGCACGaagtgtcgcaggaccgatggccgttggagcagacgtgtcctggagtggagaccgcatctAGGCAAACTcagtgtgggacgtcttccggcctgctggaccaacgatctacataagattgccggtgtaggttggatgaggattgcggaaaaccgggatgtctggcgcgaatatggggaggcctatgtccagctgtggactagGATAGACTGAAGTGAGTAAGTGATGGCGCGAAGTCGATCGAAAAAGCGCCATTTTTTAACTTTccttcattatttttgtatacgtTTAACATCACATAGTCATCGTCTGTTGCTAGGATAAgcatttttttagttgtgttttaggtaacagtcgactaaTCTGTCAGAAGAGAGAGAGTGAAGACTAATAAATACTTACTGTAAAGTGAAACAAATTAGTATCATGTAAAGAGTACCACAGCGCGCTTATAATGTATGAATTATCCACTAATTCAAAAGCGACTTGTCGCAGTAATCTCTAAATAATGTCGCCATAGTACAGCATGCTTTTACGACCCCTCATAACTCGTGCCGATGTGCTATCAACGCAGAAAACCACGTGAGTAGCAATCCGacatatgttatattttttttccagttCAAAGACCTTCttttataatctattataaTGTTGTGTGTGTCTTTTGTTCGTTCCCAAAtaccaaattaaatttatagcgACAAGTGATAAAATGTGAAGATCTTAACAttgaagtcaattaaatacgcattattttgAACAAAGCAAACTCTTATCtagctttaatttaaataagatcaTAAATGACAATCATAATCTTTCGAATACAAAAAGAACCATTAAAATcggaacacccagtaaaaagttgagaagtaacatacataaaaattaccatcgaaatgagaacctctacctttttttgaagtcaagaACAGATTGATACAACTGCGTCGTGGGAATTGTATCTCAATTTTACTT
The nucleotide sequence above comes from Melitaea cinxia chromosome 28, ilMelCinx1.1, whole genome shotgun sequence. Encoded proteins:
- the LOC123667414 gene encoding uncharacterized protein LOC123667414; the protein is MKSFLTLSILFNITYITSARRISCHACLNSVCYKRSTILKGHKFSGQLAVDRNVNLLYFHYQNNQSMDFTGAFDLEKVKLTNIPNTGFTFGRAVDQSTRDLYTSGAQGIYKYNPIENTTALFGIKDKTIWHIQYEDKLYYTEFRKKGLYTYVDRKFKDIPELAEYQIDDFIIDKKGDIYFMSNYVTRVLRKGAKKAEIFEDEIYSLTTDNNGNAYFIQPYTRGVYCLSYRTGKLVEIGAFNKISPFKLVFDGDNNIVYYDATNRSLFYLSPTLNKCSVAARGKHRKMFIATASRKHKNHKKDNSSSIKNITKII